The Thermomicrobiales bacterium genome includes a region encoding these proteins:
- a CDS encoding M81 family metallopeptidase has product MTDALTIVAAELSHETNTFSVVPTDRAAFERAGLRRGNEIPAALRDTATSFAGFIDGAEANGVILLPALAVWATPSGMVDDEVLAELVDSIIEAIACSRPHGIALALHGAMVTRAHEDADAWILERVREAVGDSTPIVATLDLHANISPRMVELADILVGYDTYPHVDQRERAREAFDLLMRLCRGEIRPVSYLLKPPMMPTSQNMPTGRDPMHRIIERANELESRRGVLNVTVAGGFPPADTEETGFSVLVTTDGDARLAREIAQEVASTAWERRSQFLGGVISWEEAAEILHSSTRSPTVLVDIADNPWTGGPGDSAELVRFLLSQGISNACVASVCDPEAVARCLEAGPGATIDLEIGGHTDHLHGAPLAITGEVRSLSTGRYVNAGPMHAGIEVNLGPTAVVRTGGVEVLLTTYAETPIDLNVFRSQGIEPTERQVIGLKGKGHFRAAFEPIAAQVILVEGPGITGSDLSRLSFQRVRRPIWPLDPDVQWSAAKAEGWQYD; this is encoded by the coding sequence ATGACCGACGCATTGACCATCGTTGCGGCCGAACTGTCGCATGAGACAAACACGTTTTCGGTTGTGCCGACCGATCGCGCGGCGTTCGAACGCGCCGGGCTGCGGCGTGGTAACGAGATCCCGGCGGCGTTGCGCGACACCGCGACATCGTTTGCCGGATTCATTGACGGAGCCGAAGCGAACGGCGTCATCCTGCTGCCCGCACTCGCGGTCTGGGCGACACCATCGGGTATGGTCGATGATGAGGTGCTGGCGGAACTCGTTGACAGCATCATCGAAGCGATTGCCTGCTCGCGACCGCACGGTATCGCGCTGGCGCTGCATGGTGCGATGGTGACACGCGCCCACGAAGACGCCGATGCCTGGATCCTTGAACGGGTGCGCGAGGCCGTGGGCGACAGCACTCCGATTGTCGCGACGCTGGATCTGCACGCCAACATCAGTCCGCGCATGGTTGAGCTGGCCGACATCCTTGTTGGTTACGACACCTACCCACACGTCGATCAGCGTGAGCGAGCCCGCGAGGCGTTCGATCTGCTGATGCGGCTGTGTCGCGGAGAGATTCGCCCGGTCTCCTACCTGCTGAAGCCACCGATGATGCCGACCTCGCAGAATATGCCAACCGGCCGCGATCCGATGCACCGGATCATCGAGCGCGCCAACGAACTGGAGTCGCGGCGCGGCGTGCTGAACGTCACCGTCGCCGGAGGCTTTCCGCCGGCCGATACTGAGGAGACCGGATTCAGCGTGCTGGTCACCACCGACGGCGATGCGCGTCTCGCACGGGAGATCGCTCAAGAAGTCGCCTCAACGGCATGGGAGCGCCGCAGTCAGTTTCTCGGCGGGGTGATCTCGTGGGAAGAGGCCGCCGAGATTCTGCATTCATCAACCAGAAGCCCAACTGTTCTGGTGGACATTGCGGACAATCCGTGGACGGGTGGGCCTGGTGATTCAGCTGAGCTTGTCCGATTCCTTCTCAGTCAGGGCATTAGCAACGCCTGTGTTGCATCCGTGTGCGACCCGGAAGCGGTGGCTCGCTGCCTGGAGGCTGGACCAGGTGCGACGATTGATCTGGAGATCGGCGGGCACACCGATCATTTGCACGGCGCGCCGCTTGCGATAACCGGTGAGGTACGCAGCCTGAGCACCGGGCGCTATGTGAATGCCGGGCCGATGCACGCCGGGATTGAAGTCAACCTCGGGCCAACTGCGGTTGTGCGAACGGGCGGGGTTGAAGTCCTGCTGACGACATACGCCGAGACACCGATTGACCTGAACGTGTTCCGGTCTCAGGGCATCGAACCGACCGAGCGGCAGGTCATCGGGCTTAAGGGCAAGGGGCATTTTCGGGCGGCGTTCGAGCCGATCGCAGCACAGGTGATTCTGGTCGAGGGCCCCGGCATTACCGGATCGGACCTCTCGCGGCTGTCATTCCAGCGTGTTCGGCGGCCGATCTGGCCGCTCGATCCGGATGTGCAATGGAGTGCCGCCAAGGCTGAGGGGTGGCAGTATGATTGA
- the rpmA gene encoding 50S ribosomal protein L27 produces MAHKKGMGSSRNGRDSKAKRLGVKLYDGNVTRAGGIIVRQRGTKIYPGTNVGMGRDFTLYSLIDGEVKFEPFHRDRKRVSVYPFADAPAVEAEVAAAD; encoded by the coding sequence ATGGCACATAAAAAGGGTATGGGTAGCTCCCGTAACGGCCGCGACAGCAAGGCGAAGCGGCTTGGCGTGAAGCTCTATGACGGCAACGTCACCCGCGCAGGCGGCATCATCGTCCGCCAGCGGGGCACGAAGATCTACCCCGGCACCAACGTCGGCATGGGTCGCGACTTCACGCTCTATTCGCTGATTGACGGCGAAGTGAAGTTCGAGCCATTCCACCGCGACCGCAAGCGCGTCAGCGTGTACCCATTCGCCGATGCCCCGGCCGTTGAGGCCGAAGTCGCGGCAGCCGACTAG
- a CDS encoding amidohydrolase, whose product MQHEELKQRVLDEIDRNADHLISVGERIYRDPELGFKEFKTANIVAGEFQRLGLGYHEEIAITGLKTVVAGGTAGPTVGVIGELDSVLVADHEFANPETGAAHCCGHNAQITTMLGVANGLIKSGVLGELAGNVAFFAVPAEEYVEIDYRVQLRREGKTEFLGGKSEMIRLGAFDDIDMAMMVHGASSQNMEAIAGVSASNNGFIGKQARFVGKAAHAGGAPHRGINALYAAEIALASINAQRETFRDEDTVRIHPILTRGGDLVNVIPNDVRFETMVRGKTAEAIEDAGRKVDRALRAGAVALGASVEIATLPGYMPLFNDRQMADLFKGNFFNFYAEDQWEETGHKTGSTDMGDIAHIMPALHPHVRGFSGTGHGTDWAIEDKYQAYILPAKLMAMTVIDLLAGSAETAKHILETSKPPMTKDEYLTFMRRNARDETFDGGRVGDA is encoded by the coding sequence ATGCAGCACGAAGAGCTCAAACAACGTGTACTCGATGAGATCGATCGCAACGCCGACCACCTGATCAGCGTCGGCGAGCGCATCTACCGTGATCCCGAGCTGGGCTTCAAGGAGTTCAAGACCGCCAACATTGTGGCCGGTGAGTTCCAGCGCCTCGGGCTCGGCTATCACGAGGAGATTGCGATCACCGGCCTGAAGACGGTCGTCGCCGGCGGCACAGCCGGACCAACCGTCGGCGTCATCGGCGAGCTGGACTCGGTGCTCGTCGCCGACCACGAGTTCGCCAACCCCGAAACCGGCGCGGCGCACTGCTGCGGCCACAACGCGCAGATCACGACCATGCTCGGCGTCGCCAACGGGCTGATCAAGTCCGGGGTGCTCGGCGAACTGGCCGGCAACGTCGCCTTCTTTGCCGTCCCGGCCGAGGAGTACGTCGAGATCGATTACCGCGTCCAGCTCCGCCGCGAGGGCAAAACCGAATTCCTCGGTGGCAAGAGCGAGATGATCCGACTCGGCGCGTTCGACGACATCGACATGGCGATGATGGTCCACGGGGCCAGCAGCCAGAACATGGAAGCAATCGCCGGTGTTAGTGCCTCGAACAACGGCTTCATCGGCAAGCAGGCGCGCTTCGTCGGCAAGGCCGCCCACGCCGGTGGCGCACCGCATCGCGGCATCAATGCCCTCTACGCCGCCGAGATCGCGCTGGCGTCAATCAACGCCCAGCGTGAGACGTTCCGCGACGAGGACACCGTCCGCATCCACCCGATTCTGACGCGCGGCGGCGACCTCGTGAACGTCATCCCGAACGACGTCCGCTTCGAGACGATGGTGCGCGGCAAGACCGCCGAAGCCATCGAAGACGCCGGACGCAAGGTCGATCGCGCACTGCGAGCGGGTGCCGTTGCACTCGGCGCGTCGGTCGAGATCGCGACCCTGCCGGGTTACATGCCGCTGTTCAACGATCGCCAGATGGCTGATCTGTTCAAGGGCAACTTCTTCAACTTCTACGCCGAGGATCAGTGGGAAGAGACCGGCCACAAGACCGGCTCGACCGACATGGGCGACATCGCCCACATCATGCCGGCCCTGCACCCGCACGTCCGCGGCTTCTCCGGCACTGGCCACGGCACCGACTGGGCCATCGAGGACAAGTATCAGGCGTACATCCTGCCGGCCAAGCTGATGGCGATGACCGTCATCGACCTGCTGGCCGGAAGCGCCGAGACCGCCAAGCACATCCTCGAAACCAGCAAGCCGCCAATGACCAAGGACGAGTACCTGACCTTCATGCGCCGCAATGCGCGTGACGAGACGTTCGACGGCGGCCGAGTCGGCGACGCCTGA
- the thiO gene encoding glycine oxidase ThiO, whose amino-acid sequence MGQTGLRDITIIGGGIVGATLALELSRRGMTVELLERRELAREASWASAGIISPPSPRYGTKLELGLRAYRRYPSLIAEVQDATGIDVGYVHTGEIEFGPEANRERMRAALEWQTENGMLVEWIDSAADVREREPVLAIDEGCGVFAAEAGSVILSRMTTAVARAAALNGAVIREHTPVIGINVSRGKVASIQTFDGEHPVGAVIIAAGAWSRTLGDALDVSIPTIPVRGQMLAITAPPTPMTSVVAAGGIYVVPRADGSIAVGATEEHEAGFDTSVTPAGVAWLTERIETLAPSLNQGRLAATWAGLRPGTADGDPIIGRVPHVENAWIATGHFRSGALLAPATAELLTASILAGEDDPALKAFDPARFTVAN is encoded by the coding sequence ATGGGACAGACTGGTCTACGCGATATCACCATCATCGGCGGCGGTATTGTCGGCGCAACGCTCGCACTGGAGTTGTCGCGGCGCGGCATGACCGTCGAACTGCTAGAGCGCCGGGAGCTCGCACGCGAAGCGAGCTGGGCGTCCGCAGGCATCATCTCACCACCGTCACCGCGTTATGGCACCAAGCTCGAGTTGGGACTACGCGCCTACCGGCGCTATCCATCGCTCATCGCCGAGGTGCAGGACGCCACCGGCATCGATGTTGGCTACGTTCACACCGGCGAGATCGAGTTCGGACCAGAGGCAAATCGGGAGCGCATGCGTGCCGCGCTGGAGTGGCAGACCGAGAACGGCATGCTGGTCGAGTGGATCGACTCGGCAGCTGATGTCCGCGAGCGAGAACCGGTCCTCGCGATCGACGAAGGGTGCGGCGTGTTCGCCGCCGAAGCCGGCAGCGTCATCCTCTCCCGCATGACGACCGCAGTCGCACGCGCCGCTGCGCTCAACGGCGCAGTCATTCGCGAGCACACACCGGTCATCGGGATCAACGTGAGTCGCGGCAAGGTCGCCAGCATCCAGACGTTCGATGGTGAGCACCCGGTCGGCGCGGTCATCATCGCTGCCGGTGCCTGGAGCCGGACGCTCGGCGATGCGCTTGATGTGTCGATCCCGACGATTCCAGTGCGCGGTCAGATGTTGGCGATCACAGCGCCGCCAACGCCAATGACCAGTGTTGTCGCAGCTGGCGGCATCTACGTCGTGCCGCGCGCGGACGGCAGCATCGCTGTTGGCGCAACCGAAGAGCACGAGGCCGGCTTCGACACCAGCGTGACACCGGCAGGAGTCGCCTGGCTCACCGAGCGCATCGAGACGTTGGCACCATCGCTGAATCAGGGACGCTTGGCCGCAACATGGGCCGGACTTCGGCCGGGAACTGCCGACGGCGACCCAATCATCGGACGCGTTCCGCACGTCGAAAACGCCTGGATTGCCACCGGCCACTTCCGCTCGGGTGCCCTTCTCGCTCCCGCGACGGCCGAGTTACTGACGGCGAGTATTCTGGCCGGCGAGGATGATCCGGCGCTGAAGGCGTTCGATCCTGCGCGGTTCACTGTCGCAAACTGA
- a CDS encoding 3-keto-5-aminohexanoate cleavage protein → MEKLIISAATTGSKTSRAQTPYVPITEEEIAAQAVDCWRAGAAIVHIHVRDENGQVSCDAWRYQKVTDLVRAAGSDVIMNWSTGGGAGIVTDEQRTAPVRNAPEVASFDCGSTNFGDGVFINSPSFLTNLAREMNEHLVTPEIEIFDSGMVENARQLIDDGLLQPPYWFQFVLGLRGGAPATARELAHLVDSLPPGSNWSVCAIGKYQLPMNVMALAMGGHARTGLEDNIYYGYRELATSNAQLVERLARLATEMGRPIATPDEAREIIGVNARRGTIGVS, encoded by the coding sequence TTGGAGAAGCTGATCATCTCAGCGGCGACGACCGGTTCGAAAACGTCGCGTGCTCAGACCCCGTATGTACCCATTACTGAAGAAGAAATCGCCGCGCAGGCGGTCGATTGCTGGCGAGCCGGCGCGGCGATCGTGCATATCCACGTTCGTGACGAGAACGGACAGGTCTCCTGTGATGCCTGGCGTTACCAGAAGGTGACTGATCTGGTCCGGGCAGCCGGGTCCGACGTGATCATGAACTGGTCGACCGGCGGCGGTGCCGGGATCGTCACTGATGAGCAGCGCACCGCGCCGGTTCGCAATGCGCCGGAAGTCGCAAGCTTCGATTGCGGCTCGACGAATTTCGGCGATGGCGTGTTCATCAATTCGCCGTCGTTCCTGACGAACCTGGCTCGCGAAATGAACGAGCATCTCGTCACGCCCGAGATCGAGATCTTCGATAGCGGCATGGTCGAAAACGCGCGACAGCTCATAGACGACGGATTGCTGCAGCCGCCGTACTGGTTTCAGTTCGTCCTGGGGTTGCGCGGCGGTGCCCCGGCAACGGCCCGCGAACTGGCGCATCTGGTCGATTCGCTGCCGCCGGGATCGAACTGGTCGGTCTGTGCGATCGGGAAGTACCAGCTACCGATGAACGTGATGGCGCTGGCAATGGGCGGACATGCGCGGACCGGGCTGGAAGACAACATCTATTACGGTTATCGCGAGTTGGCGACCAGCAATGCGCAACTTGTCGAGCGTCTGGCGCGCCTGGCCACTGAGATGGGCCGACCGATCGCCACGCCCGATGAGGCGCGTGAGATCATCGGCGTCAACGCCCGGCGCGGAACGATCGGGGTGTCATGA
- a CDS encoding phosphotransferase, translating into MKNTRLADQLASGDLSPDDLPELDGGDYCSAHEIGEAFLLLVGRTAEASNALSRAAAMLPMLEQRVSLAIPSNAATGHLPDGRSFLITRRLSGVPLSRSLFKTMTAKRVHAAAQALAAFLADLHATPRELTESAGIPVAWYPFAATEDGMADGPSAPHYANDLSRIEQHGLVAQSTLDRLHALTEAQMARESDRQSEPVLLHGEVSADHVFVNPDDLTVTGIIDFQGLVLGDPVRDLMYIADDFGVEFAEQVARAYPHPRLADPLPTLGFYSVWHIVVRMLWGAEHGYAERAAMLAQQLEATVAADTH; encoded by the coding sequence GTGAAGAACACCCGCCTGGCGGATCAACTCGCGTCCGGCGACCTGTCACCCGACGACCTGCCCGAACTCGACGGTGGCGACTATTGCAGCGCCCACGAGATCGGCGAAGCCTTCCTTCTCCTGGTTGGCCGAACGGCCGAAGCGAGCAATGCACTCAGCCGCGCAGCAGCCATGCTGCCGATGCTGGAACAGCGGGTATCACTCGCCATCCCCTCCAATGCTGCAACCGGGCATCTGCCGGACGGACGAAGCTTCCTGATTACCCGTCGGTTGAGCGGCGTGCCTCTTTCACGCTCACTGTTCAAGACCATGACCGCGAAACGCGTGCATGCGGCAGCACAGGCGCTCGCAGCGTTCCTCGCTGACCTGCACGCCACGCCGCGCGAGCTCACCGAGTCCGCCGGCATCCCAGTCGCCTGGTACCCGTTCGCAGCCACCGAAGACGGCATGGCCGACGGGCCATCGGCTCCGCATTACGCGAATGACCTGTCCAGAATCGAGCAGCACGGACTCGTCGCGCAGTCGACGCTGGACAGGCTGCATGCGCTGACAGAGGCGCAGATGGCCCGCGAGTCGGACCGGCAGTCGGAACCGGTCCTGTTGCACGGCGAAGTCTCGGCCGATCATGTGTTTGTCAATCCCGACGATCTGACCGTCACCGGCATCATCGACTTTCAGGGACTCGTCCTCGGCGATCCGGTCCGCGACCTGATGTACATTGCCGATGACTTCGGCGTGGAGTTCGCCGAGCAGGTCGCTCGCGCGTATCCACATCCGCGTCTGGCCGATCCGTTGCCAACGCTGGGGTTCTACAGCGTCTGGCACATCGTCGTGCGCATGCTCTGGGGCGCTGAACACGGCTACGCGGAACGCGCAGCGATGCTGGCGCAGCAGCTCGAAGCTACAGTCGCAGCAGACACACATTGA
- a CDS encoding PRC-barrel domain-containing protein, which translates to MNVLTSDGKKLGSVERLVLDPKSRQIVEMIVSGGFLGHHRHIVDVGMIASHEVEELVLDMPEEAATKLPEFVETHYSTVPDDELHNVPFILPNAGGAGLYLYGAPYVGRGYEGSKDSFFDAAPVDPPIVENRTNVEENDVIISDGTDVVGADGHKVGTVEEVYLDDDGQLTGFLVKKGLIFTRDIRVPMDWVSEVDGDKIHLSVTAHEAEARAYDIEDTTL; encoded by the coding sequence ATGAACGTTCTGACCTCAGACGGCAAGAAGCTCGGCAGCGTCGAGCGACTGGTTCTGGACCCCAAGTCCAGGCAGATCGTCGAGATGATTGTGTCTGGGGGATTCCTCGGCCACCACCGCCACATCGTCGATGTCGGGATGATCGCCAGCCATGAAGTTGAGGAGCTCGTGCTCGACATGCCGGAAGAGGCAGCGACGAAGCTGCCAGAGTTCGTCGAAACGCACTACTCGACTGTACCGGACGATGAGCTGCACAACGTCCCATTCATCCTGCCGAATGCCGGCGGGGCGGGGTTGTACTTGTACGGCGCTCCGTACGTTGGACGCGGGTATGAGGGCAGCAAAGACAGCTTTTTTGATGCCGCGCCAGTTGACCCGCCGATCGTCGAGAATCGCACCAACGTTGAAGAGAACGACGTCATCATCAGCGACGGCACCGATGTCGTCGGCGCAGATGGCCATAAGGTTGGTACGGTCGAAGAAGTCTATCTCGATGACGATGGGCAGCTCACCGGCTTCCTCGTCAAGAAGGGGCTCATCTTCACCCGCGACATCCGCGTGCCGATGGACTGGGTCAGCGAAGTTGACGGCGACAAGATCCATTTGTCGGTAACTGCTCACGAGGCGGAAGCCAGGGCTTATGACATCGAAGACACGACGTTGTAG
- the pckA gene encoding phosphoenolpyruvate carboxykinase (ATP): MDHHGVRPKGVVHWNLTAPLLYEAAIRRGEGILSSHGALSVATGEYTGRSPKDKFIVREPESDALVDWGAVNQPFDADAFDAMHERVAEFLSNQEELFVQDLDVGADPEYRMPLRVVGQRAWHSLFARTMFIRPARETLADHVPQFTVLHAPGMEAIPERDGTRSKTFILVSFSKGLILVGGTEYGGEIKKSIFSIMNHLLPQKGVMPMHCSANIGDDGAVALFFGLSGTGKTTLSSDPSRTLIGDDEHGWSDNGVFNFEGGCYAKVINLSAEAEPDIYRATRLFGTVLENVVLNEDTRAIDYTDSSLTENTRAVYELGVIPGASEDGTGGLPRNILFLTADAFGVLPPISRLTPDQASYYFLSGYTAKVAGTERGLTEPEATFSTCFGAPFMTQSPGTYGRLLREKINQYKPNVWLVNTGWTGGPYGIGHRISIAHTRALVDAALNGDLDNVEFRTDPIFGGEIPAAVPGVPTEVPTPKQHLG, encoded by the coding sequence TTGGACCACCATGGTGTGCGGCCAAAAGGTGTTGTGCACTGGAACCTGACAGCGCCGCTACTGTATGAGGCGGCGATCCGACGAGGTGAGGGGATCCTGTCCAGCCACGGAGCACTCTCGGTGGCGACCGGCGAATACACCGGTCGATCACCAAAGGACAAGTTCATCGTGCGAGAGCCGGAGAGCGATGCTCTTGTCGATTGGGGTGCTGTCAACCAGCCGTTCGATGCCGACGCATTTGACGCCATGCACGAGCGCGTTGCGGAGTTCCTGAGCAATCAGGAAGAGCTCTTCGTGCAGGATCTGGATGTCGGCGCGGATCCTGAATATCGGATGCCGCTTCGTGTCGTCGGTCAGCGAGCATGGCATTCGCTGTTCGCGCGGACGATGTTCATTCGCCCAGCACGCGAGACGCTGGCCGATCACGTGCCGCAATTCACGGTGCTGCATGCGCCGGGCATGGAGGCCATACCTGAACGCGACGGCACCCGCTCGAAGACCTTCATTCTGGTCAGCTTCTCCAAGGGCCTGATCCTCGTTGGCGGCACTGAATATGGCGGCGAGATCAAGAAGTCGATCTTCTCGATCATGAATCACCTGCTGCCGCAAAAGGGCGTCATGCCGATGCACTGCTCGGCAAACATCGGCGACGACGGCGCGGTGGCGCTGTTCTTCGGGTTATCCGGCACCGGCAAGACGACGCTCTCGTCCGATCCAAGCCGAACGCTGATTGGTGACGACGAGCACGGCTGGAGCGACAACGGTGTCTTCAACTTTGAAGGCGGTTGCTACGCCAAGGTCATCAACCTGTCGGCCGAGGCCGAGCCGGATATCTACCGCGCGACCCGTCTGTTCGGGACGGTTCTTGAAAATGTCGTGCTCAATGAGGACACGCGGGCGATCGACTACACCGATTCGTCATTGACCGAGAACACGCGTGCCGTTTACGAGTTGGGCGTCATCCCGGGTGCTTCCGAGGATGGCACCGGCGGCCTGCCGCGCAACATCCTGTTCCTCACCGCCGACGCGTTCGGCGTGCTGCCGCCGATCTCGCGTTTGACTCCCGATCAGGCGTCGTACTACTTCCTGTCGGGCTACACCGCCAAGGTAGCCGGCACGGAGCGCGGCCTGACTGAGCCGGAGGCGACCTTCTCGACCTGCTTCGGCGCGCCATTCATGACGCAATCCCCCGGAACCTACGGGAGGCTGCTGCGTGAGAAGATCAATCAGTACAAGCCGAATGTCTGGCTGGTGAATACCGGCTGGACCGGCGGGCCGTATGGCATTGGTCACCGGATCTCGATCGCGCACACTCGGGCGCTGGTCGATGCCGCACTCAACGGCGATCTCGACAACGTCGAGTTCCGCACCGATCCGATTTTCGGTGGTGAGATCCCTGCGGCAGTGCCAGGCGTGCCGACCGAGGTGCCGACTCCGAAGCAACACCTGGGATGA
- a CDS encoding kinase/pyrophosphorylase yields the protein MADRFSASNHESNGHEFARVARLFIVSDGGGSTAEAAIDAVMVQFPDTEFSITRRPGIRTREQVLNVVREASAAQSIIVHTIVIQEIRQILVRECRQRIIPHFDLIGPLIGHISQQVGQRPVLQPGISRGIDTDYFKRIDAIQFTVQHDDGQNVSTLSEADLVLVGVSRSSKTPLSIYLSMRGWRVANIPIVLGVPPPPQLQEIDQHRIVAVTIDSPYLLEIRRNRLQALGQQTDGAYTDPDQVGEEMAYLRRIVRSGYPWPIVNITGKSVEEAAKEVIAIIEAQRALDDPLYGTPLPAPPLRNDEERP from the coding sequence GTGGCTGACCGGTTTTCCGCATCGAACCACGAATCTAACGGGCACGAATTTGCGCGGGTTGCGCGCCTTTTCATTGTCTCCGACGGTGGCGGATCGACTGCGGAGGCGGCGATCGATGCGGTGATGGTTCAGTTCCCCGACACCGAGTTCTCGATCACCCGTCGCCCTGGTATCCGCACTCGCGAACAGGTGTTGAATGTTGTGCGTGAGGCGTCGGCGGCGCAGAGCATCATCGTCCACACCATCGTCATTCAGGAGATTCGTCAGATTCTGGTGCGCGAGTGTCGCCAGCGAATCATCCCGCATTTTGACCTGATCGGGCCGCTGATCGGGCATATCTCGCAGCAGGTTGGGCAACGGCCAGTGTTGCAGCCGGGTATCTCGCGTGGCATCGACACCGACTACTTCAAGCGTATCGACGCGATTCAGTTCACTGTCCAGCATGACGATGGGCAGAACGTCAGCACCTTGTCAGAGGCCGATCTTGTGCTGGTCGGTGTCTCGCGCTCGTCGAAGACGCCACTGTCGATCTATCTCTCCATGCGCGGCTGGCGGGTCGCCAACATCCCGATCGTCCTTGGTGTGCCGCCTCCGCCGCAACTGCAGGAGATCGATCAGCACCGGATTGTCGCTGTCACGATCGACTCGCCGTACCTCTTGGAGATTCGCCGCAATCGCCTGCAGGCGCTCGGCCAGCAGACCGACGGTGCGTATACCGATCCGGATCAGGTCGGCGAGGAGATGGCCTACTTGCGACGGATTGTGCGCAGCGGCTACCCGTGGCCGATTGTGAACATCACCGGCAAGTCGGTCGAGGAAGCGGCCAAGGAAGTCATCGCGATCATTGAGGCGCAGCGGGCGCTGGACGATCCGCTCTACGGCACGCCGCTGCCCGCCCCGCCATTGCGCAACGACGAAGAGCGACCCTGA
- a CDS encoding AI-2E family transporter: MPIYLALLLAILTVVALLLVIKMTDVLMLIAIGGLFAAAISGPSARLERWHVPRPVAALVIYMLSLAVLIGLGWFVVPPLAGQISNLVDDAPDYVDRYEDVRRRYDELREDYPQLSSFDEQMSGFRDRIVDGVGARLIDLPTRLFSVFIDLLAVFIISMLLLSTRERIRDLILSMVHPNQREQTHRVMKMMWDRVGLYVRAKVIVMAIIGAITYVALLLIGVPFPLVLAIVVAFGEIIPRVGPWLARIPLLAIAALQGWEVFALTFGASIVIENLKGLVISPFIEGDQLNIHPLLVIIAVLIGAALLGPLGAFIAVPAAAAIQVLFEEVVLPWRLGQLEEVTVAAEVSERRVE; the protein is encoded by the coding sequence ATGCCGATCTACCTCGCGCTGTTGCTGGCGATCCTGACTGTCGTGGCGTTGCTACTCGTTATCAAGATGACCGACGTCCTGATGCTCATTGCCATTGGTGGGTTGTTTGCGGCGGCGATATCGGGCCCTTCGGCGCGATTGGAGCGGTGGCATGTGCCGCGGCCGGTCGCTGCGCTAGTGATCTATATGCTTTCGTTGGCTGTGCTCATCGGCTTGGGCTGGTTCGTTGTTCCACCCCTCGCGGGCCAGATTTCCAACCTGGTTGATGACGCGCCCGACTACGTGGATCGCTACGAAGACGTTCGCAGGCGTTACGACGAGCTCCGAGAAGACTACCCACAGCTCAGCAGTTTCGATGAGCAGATGAGTGGGTTTCGCGACCGGATTGTGGACGGTGTCGGCGCGCGACTTATCGATCTACCAACTCGATTGTTCAGCGTGTTCATCGATCTGCTCGCGGTATTCATCATTTCGATGCTGCTCTTGTCCACACGGGAGCGGATCCGCGATCTCATACTTTCAATGGTTCATCCGAATCAGCGCGAGCAGACGCATCGAGTAATGAAGATGATGTGGGATCGCGTCGGTCTGTACGTCCGCGCCAAAGTGATCGTCATGGCGATCATCGGCGCGATCACCTATGTCGCGTTGCTATTGATTGGTGTTCCGTTCCCACTGGTGCTGGCGATTGTGGTGGCGTTTGGTGAGATCATCCCGCGCGTTGGCCCGTGGCTGGCGCGCATTCCGCTGCTGGCAATTGCGGCGTTGCAGGGCTGGGAAGTGTTTGCACTGACCTTCGGCGCGTCGATTGTGATTGAGAACTTGAAGGGGCTGGTTATCTCGCCATTTATCGAGGGCGACCAACTCAACATCCATCCGCTGCTGGTTATCATCGCTGTGCTGATCGGAGCGGCGCTCCTCGGGCCGTTGGGCGCGTTCATCGCCGTGCCAGCTGCCGCGGCTATTCAGGTGCTGTTCGAGGAAGTCGTTCTGCCCTGGCGGCTGGGGCAACTTGAAGAAGTGACAGTCGCGGCCGAAGTATCAGAGCGGCGTGTGGAATAG